From Camelina sativa cultivar DH55 chromosome 7, Cs, whole genome shotgun sequence, one genomic window encodes:
- the LOC104704554 gene encoding uncharacterized GPI-anchored protein At3g06035-like, translating into MSLSIYITHLLIFSLISTCVICNQAEDNLLQGLNSHRTAQKVAPFTKNEKADCVADEIADKLEDQPCTNHSTAGTVTPGSVPPQLTNYQDILSECKIDPNTTRDGLILPVCIPNRIPTLALTNYT; encoded by the exons ATGTCTCTTTCCATCTACATCACTCATCTTCTCATTTTCTCCTTGATTTCCACATGTGTTATCTGCAACC aGGCGGAGGATAATCTTCTTCAAGGCCTAAACAGCCACCGAACTGCTCAAAAAGTTGCACCTTTTACAAAGAACGAGAAGGCTGATTGTGTGGCCGATGAGATCGCTGACAAGCTCGAAGATCAACCATGCACAAACCACTCCACAGCCGGCACGGTTACTCCTGGGTCGGTCCCTCCGCAGTTAACGAACTACCAAGACATTCTTTCTGAGTGCAAAATCGACCCAAACACTACCCGTGACGGATTGATCTTACCAGTTTGTATCCCTAACCGGATCCCTACTCTGGCTTTAACTAATTACACA
- the LOC104701006 gene encoding glucose and ribitol dehydrogenase homolog 1 has protein sequence MAMNGLCRVFTSSRVLSSNVTLLLAQIPNKTKKPLPQNRRLPQLLCVRAMASEKQRQHAQPGKEHVMETTPQFSSSDYQPSNKLRGKVALITGGDSGIGRAVGYCFALEGATVAFTYVKGQEEKDAQETLQMLKKAKTSDAKEPIAIPTDLGFDENCKRVVDEVVNAFGRIDVLINNAAEQYESSSIEEIDEPRLERVFRTNIFSYFFLTRHALKYMKEGSSIINTTSVNAYKGNASLLDYTATKGAIVAFTRGLALQLAEKGIRVNGVAPGPIWTPLIPASFNEEKIKNFGSEVPMKRAGQPVEVAPSYVFLACNHCSSYFTGQVLHPNGGAVVNA, from the exons ATGGCCATGAACGGGTTGTGTCGAGTGTTCACTTCGTCGAGAGTCTTATCATCGAACGTTACGCTTTTGTTAGCTCAAATtccaaacaaaaccaagaaacctCTACCTCAGAATAGAAGATTACCTCAGCTTTTGTGCGTAAGAGCGATGGCGTCTgagaaacaaagacaacatGCCCAACCTGGCAAGGAACACGTCATGGAAACAACCCCACAATTCTCTAGCTCAGACTACCAACCCTCCAACAAGCTTCGT GGCAAAGTGGCGTTGATAACTGGTGGAGACTCCGGGATTGGTCGAGCAGTGGGATACTGTTTTGCACTCGAAGGTGCCACTGTAGCTTTCACTTATGTGAAGGGTCAAGAGGAGAAAGATGCGCAAGAGACTTTACAAATGTTGAAGAAGGCAAAAACATCGGATGCTAAGGAACCAATCGCTATTCCCACTGACTTAGGATTCGACGAGAACTGCAAAAGGGTCGTTGATGAGGTCGTTAACGCCTTTGGACGTATTGATGTTTTGATCAATAACGCAGCAGAGCAGTACGAGAGCAGCTCGATCGAAGAGATTGATGAGCCTAGACTTGAGCGAGTCTTCCGTACAAACATATTCTCTTACTTCTTCCTCACAAG gcatGCGTTAAAATATATGAAGGAAGGAAGTAGCATCATCAACACCACATCAGTGAACGCCTACAAGGGAAACGCTTCACTTCTGGACTACACTGCTACAAAAGGAGCCATTGTGGCGTTTACTCGAGGTCTTGCACTTCAGCTTGCTGAGAAAGGAATCCGTGTCAATGGTGTGGCGCCTGGTCCGATATGGACTCCGCTTATCCCAGCCTCCTTCAATGAGGAGAAGATTAAGAATTTCGGGTCTGAGGTTCCAATGAAACGAGCGGGTCAGCCAGTTGAGGTTGCACCTTCGTATGTTTTCTTGGCTTGTAACCACTGCTCTTCCTACTTCACCGGTCAAGTTCTCCACCCCAACG GAGGAGCTGTGGTGAATGCATAA
- the LOC104704553 gene encoding glucose and ribitol dehydrogenase homolog 1-like has translation MAMNGLCRVFTSSRVLSSNVTLLLAQIPNKTKKPLPQNRRLPQLLCVRAMASEKQRQHAQPGKEHVMETTPQFSSSDYQPSNKLRGKVALITGGDSGIGRAVGYCFALEGATVAFTYVKGQEEKDAQETLQMLKKAKTSDAKEPIAIPTDLGFDENCKRVVDEVVNAFGRIDVLINNAAEQYESSSIEEIDEPRLERVFRTNIFSYFFLTRHALKYMKEGSSIINTTSVNAYKGNASLLDYTATKGAIVAFTRGLALQLAEKGIRVNGVAPGPIWTPLIPASFNEEKIKNFGSEVPMKRAGQPVEVAPSYVFLACNHCSSYFTGQVLHPNGIAPYTD, from the exons ATGGCCATGAACGGGTTGTGTCGAGTGTTCACTTCGTCGAGAGTCTTATCATCGAACGTTACGCTTTTGTTAGCTCAAATtccaaacaaaaccaagaaacctCTACCTCAGAATAGAAGATTACCTCAGCTTTTGTGCGTAAGAGCGATGGCGTCTgagaaacaaagacaacatGCCCAACCTGGCAAGGAACACGTCATGGAAACAACCCCACAATTCTCTAGCTCAGACTACCAACCCTCCAACAAGCTTCGT GGAAAAGTGGCGTTGATAACTGGTGGAGACTCCGGGATTGGTCGAGCTGTGGGATACTGTTTTGCACTCGAAGGTGCCACTGTAGCTTTCACGTATGTGAAGGGTCAAGAGGAGAAAGATGCGCAAGAGACTTTACAAATGTTGAAGAAGGCAAAAACATCGGATGCTAAGGAACCAATCGCTATTCCCACTGACTTAGGATTCGACGAGAACTGCAAAAGGGTCGTTGATGAGGTCGTTAACGCCTTTGGACGTATTGATGTTTTGATCAATAACGCAGCAGAGCAGTACGAGAGCAGCTCGATCGAAGAGATTGATGAGCCTAGACTTGAGCGAGTCTTCCGTACAAACATATTCTCTTACTTCTTCCTCACAAG gcatGCGTTAAAATATATGAAGGAAGGAAGTAGCATCATCAACACCACATCAGTGAACGCCTACAAGGGAAACGCTTCACTTCTGGACTACACTGCTACAAAAGGAGCCATTGTGGCGTTTACTCGAGGTCTTGCACTTCAGCTTGCTGAGAAAGGAATCCGTGTCAATGGTGTGGCGCCTGGTCCGATATGGACTCCGCTTATCCCAGCCTCCTTCAATGAGGAGAAGATTAAGAATTTCGGGTCTGAGGTTCCAATGAAACGAGCGGGTCAGCCAGTTGAGGTTGCACCTTCGTATGTTTTCTTGGCTTGTAACCACTGCTCTTCCTACTTCACCGGTCAAGTTCTCCACCCCAACGGTATAGCTCCATATACAGAT